A stretch of Streptococcus sp. oral taxon 061 DNA encodes these proteins:
- the yidA gene encoding sugar-phosphatase, with protein MSIKLIAVDIDGTLVNSKKEITPEVFEAIQDAKAAGVKVVIATGRPIAGVAKLLNELQLRDEGDYVVTFNGALVQETANGHEIISESLTYEDYLDMEFLSRKLGVHMHAITKDGIYTANRDIGKYTVHESTLVSMPIFYRTPEEMADKEIVKCMFIDEPEILDAAIEKIPAEFYERYSINKSAPFYLELLKKGVDKGSAITHLAEKLGLTKDETMAIGDEENDRAMLEVVGNPVVMENGNPELKKIAKYITKSNDESGVAHAIRTWVL; from the coding sequence ATGAGTATAAAACTAATCGCCGTCGATATCGATGGTACCCTAGTTAATAGCAAAAAAGAGATTACTCCCGAAGTTTTTGAAGCTATCCAAGATGCCAAAGCAGCTGGAGTCAAGGTTGTCATTGCAACAGGACGCCCTATTGCAGGTGTTGCTAAACTTCTTAACGAATTGCAATTGAGAGACGAAGGGGACTATGTTGTGACCTTCAACGGTGCCCTTGTCCAAGAAACTGCTAATGGCCATGAGATTATCAGCGAATCCTTAACTTACGAGGACTATCTAGATATGGAATTTCTCAGTCGTAAACTGGGAGTCCACATGCATGCTATTACCAAGGATGGTATCTATACAGCCAATCGTGATATCGGAAAATACACCGTACACGAATCAACCCTCGTCAGCATGCCAATTTTTTATCGTACACCTGAAGAGATGGCTGATAAAGAAATCGTCAAATGTATGTTTATCGACGAACCAGAAATTCTCGATGCTGCTATTGAAAAGATTCCAGCAGAATTTTACGAGCGCTACTCTATCAACAAATCTGCCCCTTTCTACCTAGAACTTCTCAAAAAAGGTGTAGACAAAGGCTCAGCTATTACACATCTGGCTGAAAAACTAGGATTAACAAAAGATGAGACTATGGCTATCGGGGATGAAGAAAATGACCGTGCTATGCTAGAAGTCGTTGGTAACCCCGTTGTTATGGAAAACGGAAACCCCGAACTCAAAAAAATCGCCAAATACATCACTAAATCAAATGATGAATCTGGTGTAGCCCATGCTATCCGTACTTGGGTCTTGTAA
- a CDS encoding HD domain-containing protein — MNEKVFRDPVHNYIHVNNQVIYDLINTKEFQRLRRIKQLGTSSYTFHGGEHSRFSHCLGVYEIARQITEIFEEKYPEEWNSNESLLTMTAALLHDLGHGAYSHTFENLFDTDHEAITQEIIQNPETEIHQVLLQVAPDFPKKVASVIDHTYPNKQVVQLISSQIDADRMDYLLRDSYFTGAFYGQFDLTRILRVIRPVENGIAFQRNGMHAIEDYVLSRYQMYMQVYFHPATRAMEVLLQNLLKRAKELYPENKDFFALTSPHLLPFFEKNVSLSDYLALDDGVMNTYFQLWMTSTDKILADLSQRFINRKVFKSITFSENNQDQLEIMRNFVEEIGFDPNYYTAIHKNFDLPYDIYRPESENPRTQIEIVQKNGELAELSSLSPIVQSLAGSRHGDNRFYFPKEMLKQNSIFTTIIQQFSHLIENDHFTPDKK, encoded by the coding sequence ATGAATGAAAAAGTATTTCGTGACCCTGTTCACAACTATATCCACGTTAACAATCAGGTCATTTACGACTTGATCAATACCAAAGAATTTCAACGACTTCGTCGCATCAAACAGTTAGGGACATCTAGCTATACTTTCCATGGTGGAGAGCATAGTCGTTTTTCTCACTGTTTGGGTGTCTACGAAATTGCCCGTCAAATCACTGAGATATTTGAGGAGAAATATCCTGAGGAGTGGAATTCGAATGAATCCCTCTTAACCATGACTGCAGCCCTTCTACATGACCTTGGACATGGTGCCTATTCGCATACTTTTGAAAATCTTTTTGATACTGACCATGAGGCAATTACTCAGGAAATAATCCAAAACCCTGAAACAGAGATTCACCAGGTTCTTTTGCAGGTCGCTCCTGACTTTCCTAAGAAGGTAGCCAGTGTTATCGACCACACTTATCCCAACAAACAGGTCGTTCAACTGATTTCTAGTCAGATTGATGCGGACCGCATGGACTATCTCCTTCGCGACTCCTACTTTACCGGTGCTTTTTATGGCCAGTTTGATCTGACTCGTATCCTTCGTGTTATTCGTCCTGTTGAAAATGGAATCGCCTTTCAGCGTAATGGGATGCACGCTATCGAGGATTATGTCCTCAGTCGTTACCAGATGTATATGCAGGTATATTTCCACCCAGCCACACGAGCTATGGAGGTTCTTCTGCAAAATCTTTTGAAACGTGCCAAGGAGCTCTATCCTGAAAATAAGGACTTCTTTGCCCTTACATCACCCCATCTACTACCATTTTTTGAGAAAAACGTTAGCTTGTCTGACTATCTTGCACTTGACGACGGGGTTATGAATACCTATTTCCAACTCTGGATGACTAGTACAGATAAAATTCTAGCCGATCTTTCGCAACGTTTTATCAACCGTAAGGTCTTTAAATCTATTACTTTTTCTGAGAACAACCAAGATCAGCTTGAAATCATGCGGAATTTCGTAGAAGAAATTGGTTTTGACCCCAACTACTATACTGCTATCCACAAGAATTTTGACCTTCCTTACGATATTTATCGACCAGAGTCTGAAAATCCTAGAACACAAATTGAGATTGTCCAAAAGAATGGTGAGCTGGCTGAGCTTTCTAGCCTATCTCCTATCGTTCAATCTCTTGCAGGAAGCCGTCATGGTGACAACCGCTTCTACTTCCCTAAAGAAATGCTTAAGCAAAACAGTATTTTCACTACTATCATTCAACAATTTTCACATTTGATTGAGAATGATCATTTTACCCCAGATAAGAAATAA
- a CDS encoding DUF1934 domain-containing protein — MKIRMRNTIQFDEQLEVIDQLYDVELREKGDFSYLLFYNEEQEKVVIKFQEEELVMTRFSNPKTIMRFLKDSDSLAYIPTPMGMQEFIIQTSHYEVGEEKIELAYKLQNKEGVPFADYRLEITWG, encoded by the coding sequence GTGAAGATTAGAATGAGAAATACTATCCAGTTCGATGAACAATTGGAAGTAATCGACCAACTTTATGATGTAGAACTACGTGAAAAGGGAGATTTTTCTTATCTCCTTTTCTACAATGAAGAGCAAGAAAAAGTTGTGATTAAGTTTCAAGAAGAAGAGCTCGTCATGACGCGCTTCTCAAATCCCAAGACTATCATGCGTTTTCTGAAGGATTCCGATAGTTTAGCCTATATTCCAACACCTATGGGTATGCAGGAGTTTATCATTCAAACCAGCCACTATGAAGTTGGTGAAGAGAAGATTGAACTAGCCTATAAATTGCAAAACAAAGAAGGAGTTCCATTTGCGGACTACCGTTTAGAAATTACTTGGGGATAA
- a CDS encoding DEAD/DEAH box helicase produces the protein MKTKLPNEWQKLIDQLGFQEFTPIQEQLFNPILEGESLLGVSPTGTGKTLAYLLPSLLKLQKKKSQQLLILAPNTELAGQIFDVTKTWGEAIGLTAQLFLSGSSQKRQIERLKKGPEILIGTPGRIFELIKLKKIKMMNVETIILDEFDQLLDDSQIHFVEKITHYAPRDHQLIYMSATTKFDQDKIAANTRTIDLSDQKLDNIQHFYMQVDQRHRVDMLRKLAHVDDFRGLVFFNSLSDLGSAEEKLQYRDILAVSLASDVNVKFRKVILEKFKDNQLTLLLATDLLARGIDIDSLECVVNFDIPRDMETYTHRAGRTGRMGKEGYVITLVTHPEDLKKLKKFASVREIVLKNQELYIK, from the coding sequence ATGAAAACGAAACTACCAAACGAATGGCAAAAATTGATTGACCAACTAGGTTTCCAAGAATTCACTCCCATTCAAGAACAACTGTTTAATCCTATTCTAGAAGGAGAATCACTCCTCGGAGTTAGTCCAACCGGAACAGGAAAGACTTTAGCCTATCTCCTACCTAGTTTACTTAAACTCCAAAAGAAAAAATCCCAACAACTATTAATTTTGGCACCTAATACCGAACTTGCTGGACAAATTTTCGATGTCACTAAAACGTGGGGTGAGGCCATTGGTCTAACGGCTCAGCTATTTCTATCAGGTTCGAGCCAAAAACGTCAGATTGAACGCCTGAAAAAAGGGCCGGAAATTTTAATTGGAACACCTGGGCGTATCTTTGAACTCATCAAATTGAAAAAAATCAAGATGATGAATGTGGAGACTATTATTCTTGATGAATTTGACCAGTTGCTAGACGATTCTCAGATCCATTTTGTCGAAAAGATTACCCACTACGCTCCTCGTGACCACCAACTCATCTATATGAGTGCGACTACAAAGTTTGACCAAGATAAGATTGCAGCTAACACGCGCACCATTGACCTCTCTGATCAAAAGTTGGACAACATCCAACACTTTTACATGCAAGTAGACCAACGTCACCGAGTAGATATGCTTCGGAAACTAGCACATGTCGATGACTTCCGTGGACTCGTCTTCTTTAACAGTTTGTCAGACCTTGGAAGCGCTGAGGAAAAATTGCAGTATCGTGATATTTTAGCTGTTTCGCTTGCGAGCGATGTCAACGTTAAATTTAGAAAAGTTATCTTAGAAAAGTTCAAAGATAATCAACTGACTCTACTTCTTGCGACAGACCTTCTAGCTCGTGGTATCGACATCGATAGCTTGGAATGTGTGGTTAACTTTGATATCCCTAGAGATATGGAAACTTACACTCACCGCGCTGGACGTACTGGACGTATGGGCAAAGAAGGCTATGTTATTACCCTCGTGACACATCCAGAAGACCTCAAAAAGCTGAAGAAATTTGCAAGTGTACGGGAGATCGTCTTAAAAAATCAAGAACTCTATATCAAATAA
- a CDS encoding Gfo/Idh/MocA family protein: protein MLKLGIIGTSSISHHFLEAAHTSGKFQLSAVYSRKIETAEKFVEQYQGVKLFDQLNDFFNDSFEVVYIASPNSLHYSQAKMVLSAGKHVILEKPAVTQPHEWQDLVQTAKEHQCFIFEAARNYHEDAFATIKDFLADKHILGADLNYAKYSSKMPDLLAGQTPNVFSDRFAGGALMDLGIYPLYAAIRLFGKPNRATYQAQQLDNSIDLNGDGILSYPDYQVHIKAGKNITSNLPCEIYTTDGTLTLNTIEHIQSAVFIDHQGNELQLPIQQAPHTMTEEVAAFAHMINQPDQTLYQRWLTDATDVHQVLYTMRQDAGIRFEAEK, encoded by the coding sequence ATGCTAAAACTTGGTATCATAGGAACTAGTTCAATCAGCCATCATTTTCTAGAGGCTGCCCATACTAGCGGGAAATTTCAACTGAGTGCAGTCTATTCTAGAAAAATAGAAACCGCAGAAAAGTTTGTTGAACAGTATCAAGGCGTTAAGCTATTTGATCAGCTAAATGATTTCTTTAATGATTCATTCGAAGTGGTTTATATCGCTAGTCCGAACTCATTGCATTATAGTCAGGCAAAGATGGTTTTATCTGCTGGAAAACATGTCATCCTTGAAAAACCAGCTGTTACCCAACCACATGAATGGCAGGATTTAGTTCAAACAGCCAAGGAGCATCAATGTTTTATCTTTGAAGCGGCACGTAACTACCATGAAGATGCTTTTGCCACAATTAAAGACTTTCTTGCAGACAAACATATTTTAGGGGCCGACCTCAATTACGCAAAGTACTCTTCAAAAATGCCTGATCTCCTTGCTGGACAGACACCAAATGTTTTCTCAGATCGTTTTGCTGGTGGTGCGCTTATGGATTTAGGAATTTATCCGCTTTACGCTGCTATTCGCTTATTTGGAAAGCCAAATCGTGCAACCTATCAAGCTCAGCAACTAGACAACAGTATTGATCTAAACGGAGACGGTATCCTCTCCTATCCTGACTATCAAGTGCATATCAAAGCAGGAAAGAATATCACTTCTAATCTTCCTTGTGAGATTTATACTACTGATGGAACCTTGACACTTAATACAATCGAGCATATCCAATCAGCTGTTTTTATAGACCATCAAGGAAATGAACTTCAACTTCCTATCCAGCAGGCACCTCACACTATGACAGAGGAAGTCGCTGCTTTTGCACATATGATTAACCAACCAGACCAGACTCTCTATCAGCGATGGCTTACCGATGCAACAGATGTTCATCAAGTACTTTATACCATGCGACAAGATGCTGGCATTAGATTTGAGGCAGAAAAATGA
- a CDS encoding YoaK family protein produces MRLLPMRKISRHSKRLALFLTFCAGYVDAYTFIVRGNTLVAGQTGNVVFLSVGIVQRNLADAEIKILTLLSFMLGVFLLTIYKEKLRIVKKPILSLVPLAILSLIIGFIPLSVDNLFIVPPLAFCMGLVTTAFGEVSGIAYNNAFMTGNIKRTMLAFGEYFRTKHTAFLMEGLIFVSLLVSFILGVVFSAYLTIIFNEKTILGVPIMMSIFYLSMVLSSLQKKV; encoded by the coding sequence ATGAGATTATTACCTATGAGAAAAATTTCTCGTCATTCAAAAAGATTGGCGCTTTTTTTGACTTTTTGTGCAGGCTATGTAGATGCCTATACATTTATTGTAAGAGGGAATACCTTAGTCGCTGGGCAAACGGGGAATGTTGTATTTCTATCAGTCGGAATCGTTCAGAGAAATTTGGCTGATGCTGAAATAAAGATATTGACACTTTTATCTTTCATGTTAGGCGTTTTTTTGCTTACGATTTACAAGGAAAAACTTCGCATTGTTAAAAAACCCATTCTATCACTTGTTCCATTAGCTATTTTATCATTGATAATCGGCTTTATTCCATTGAGTGTTGATAATTTGTTTATTGTTCCTCCTCTGGCTTTTTGTATGGGTCTCGTTACAACAGCTTTTGGAGAGGTTTCTGGAATTGCCTATAACAATGCCTTTATGACGGGAAATATTAAGCGAACTATGTTGGCTTTTGGTGAATACTTCCGGACCAAGCATACAGCCTTTTTGATGGAAGGATTGATTTTTGTGAGCCTACTTGTTAGTTTCATTCTAGGAGTAGTATTTTCAGCTTACTTAACGATTATCTTCAACGAAAAAACAATTTTAGGTGTCCCTATCATGATGAGTATTTTTTATCTAAGTATGGTTTTATCTTCTTTGCAAAAAAAAGTCTAA
- the rplU gene encoding 50S ribosomal protein L21: protein MSTYAIIKTGGKQVKVEVGQAVYVEKLNVEAGQEVTFNEVVLVGGENTVVGTPLVAGATVVGTVEKQGKQKKVVTYKYKPKKGSHRKQGHRQPYTKVVINAINA from the coding sequence ATGAGCACATACGCAATTATCAAAACTGGCGGAAAACAAGTTAAAGTTGAAGTTGGTCAAGCAGTTTACGTTGAAAAATTGAACGTTGAAGCTGGTCAAGAAGTTACTTTTAACGAAGTTGTTCTTGTTGGTGGTGAAAACACTGTTGTCGGAACTCCACTTGTTGCTGGAGCTACTGTTGTTGGAACTGTTGAAAAACAAGGAAAACAAAAGAAAGTTGTTACTTACAAGTACAAACCTAAAAAAGGTAGCCACCGTAAACAAGGTCACCGTCAACCATATACTAAAGTTGTCATCAACGCAATCAACGCTTAA
- a CDS encoding ribosomal-processing cysteine protease Prp: MIQAVFERAEDGELRSAEITGHAESGEYGLDVVCASVSTLAINFINSIEKFAGYEPILELNEDEGGYLMVEIPKDLPSHQREMTQLFFESFFLGMANLSENSSEFVQTRVITEN, translated from the coding sequence ATGATACAAGCAGTCTTTGAGAGAGCCGAAGATGGCGAGCTGAGGAGTGCGGAGATTACTGGACACGCCGAGAGTGGCGAATACGGCCTAGATGTCGTGTGTGCATCGGTTTCTACGCTTGCCATTAACTTTATCAATTCCATTGAGAAATTTGCAGGCTATGAACCAATCTTAGAATTAAACGAAGATGAAGGTGGCTATCTGATGGTTGAAATTCCAAAAGATCTTCCTTCTCACCAGAGAGAAATGACACAATTATTCTTTGAATCATTTTTCTTAGGTATGGCAAACTTGTCGGAGAACTCTTCTGAGTTCGTCCAAACCAGAGTTATCACAGAAAACTAA
- the rpmA gene encoding 50S ribosomal protein L27, which produces MLKMTLNNLQLFAHKKGGGSTSNGRDSQAKRLGAKAADGQTVTGGSILYRQRGTHIYPGVNVGRGGDDTLFAKVEGVVRFERKGRDKKQVSVYPIAK; this is translated from the coding sequence ATGTTAAAAATGACTCTTAACAACTTGCAACTTTTCGCCCACAAAAAAGGTGGAGGTTCTACATCAAACGGACGTGATTCACAAGCGAAACGTCTTGGAGCTAAAGCAGCTGATGGACAAACTGTAACAGGTGGATCAATCCTTTACCGTCAACGTGGTACACACATCTATCCAGGTGTAAACGTTGGACGTGGTGGAGACGATACTTTGTTCGCTAAAGTTGAAGGCGTAGTACGTTTCGAACGTAAAGGTCGCGATAAGAAACAAGTTTCTGTTTACCCAATCGCAAAATAA
- a CDS encoding UDP-N-acetylglucosamine 1-carboxyvinyltransferase, which produces MKKIVINGGRPLKGEITISGAKNSVVALIPAIILSDDVVILDCVPDISDVASLVDIMEIMGASVKRYDDVLEIDPRGVQNKPMPYGKINSLRASYYFYGSLLGRFGEATVGLPGGCDLGPRPIDLHLKAFEAMGAKTTYEGDNMNLSTNGSKLQGASIYMDTVSVGATINTMLAAVKAKGRTVIENAAREPEIIDVATLLNNMGAHIRGAGTDMITIDGVESLHGTRHQVIPDRIEAGTYISLAAAVGKGIRINNVLYEHLEGFIAKLEEMGVHMTVSEDSIFVEEQKNLKAVNIKTAPYPGFATDLQQPITPLLLKAEGRGTLIDTIYEKRVNHVFELAKMNADISTTNDHIIYKGGNPLHGASVRATDLRAGAALVIAGLMAEGRTEITSVEFILRGYSNIIEKLRKLGADIELIED; this is translated from the coding sequence ATGAAAAAAATTGTCATTAACGGTGGACGCCCATTAAAGGGTGAGATTACCATTAGCGGAGCAAAAAATAGTGTAGTAGCTCTGATTCCAGCTATTATTTTGTCAGATGATGTAGTTATTTTGGATTGTGTTCCAGATATCTCTGATGTCGCTAGTTTGGTTGATATTATGGAAATTATGGGTGCTAGTGTTAAGCGCTATGATGACGTTTTAGAAATTGATCCTCGTGGTGTTCAGAATAAACCAATGCCATATGGTAAGATCAATAGTCTTCGAGCATCCTATTATTTCTACGGTAGTCTTCTTGGTCGTTTCGGTGAAGCAACAGTTGGTTTACCTGGTGGATGTGACTTGGGTCCTCGTCCGATTGATTTGCACTTAAAAGCCTTTGAAGCTATGGGAGCAAAGACAACATACGAGGGAGATAATATGAATCTCTCAACTAATGGTTCAAAGTTACAAGGCGCAAGTATTTATATGGATACTGTCAGTGTCGGAGCAACTATTAATACGATGCTTGCAGCAGTAAAAGCTAAAGGACGTACAGTCATTGAAAATGCTGCTCGAGAGCCTGAAATTATTGATGTAGCTACTTTGTTAAATAATATGGGAGCTCATATTCGTGGTGCAGGTACGGATATGATTACTATTGATGGTGTTGAGTCCCTACATGGCACGCGCCATCAAGTTATTCCAGACCGTATCGAAGCTGGTACTTATATTTCTTTGGCGGCTGCGGTAGGTAAAGGGATTCGTATCAATAATGTACTTTACGAGCATCTTGAAGGCTTTATTGCTAAGCTTGAAGAGATGGGAGTTCACATGACTGTTTCTGAAGATAGTATCTTTGTTGAAGAGCAAAAAAATCTAAAAGCTGTTAATATCAAGACTGCTCCATATCCAGGATTTGCTACAGACCTTCAACAACCGATTACCCCTCTTTTGTTGAAAGCTGAAGGACGAGGAACACTGATTGATACCATTTATGAAAAACGTGTCAACCACGTCTTCGAATTAGCTAAAATGAATGCAGATATTAGTACCACGAATGATCACATTATCTATAAAGGTGGGAATCCTCTACATGGTGCAAGCGTAAGAGCTACAGACTTACGTGCAGGTGCAGCTTTGGTTATTGCTGGTCTAATGGCTGAAGGTAGAACAGAGATTACCAGTGTTGAGTTTATTTTACGAGGATACTCAAATATCATTGAGAAATTACGTAAGCTTGGAGCAGATATTGAGCTAATCGAAGATTAG
- a CDS encoding GNAT family N-acetyltransferase, giving the protein MNIWTKLAMYSFYETERLYFRPFFFTDVDDFHQLASDPENLQFIFPTQASIEESQYALANYFMKSPLGIWAICDKKTEKMIGAIKFEKLDEIRKEAEIGYFLRKDFWSQGYMTEAVSKLRDLSMTEFDLKQLFIVTHLENSASQKVAQKSGFVLSRRFKGSDRYTRKMRDYLEFRYTKGELNE; this is encoded by the coding sequence ATGAATATCTGGACAAAATTAGCAATGTATTCTTTCTATGAGACGGAACGTTTGTATTTCCGTCCATTCTTTTTTACAGATGTAGATGACTTTCATCAGTTAGCATCAGACCCTGAAAATCTTCAATTTATTTTTCCTACGCAAGCTAGTATTGAAGAAAGTCAATATGCTCTTGCTAACTACTTTATGAAATCACCTTTGGGTATTTGGGCCATTTGTGATAAAAAAACAGAAAAAATGATTGGAGCAATTAAGTTTGAAAAACTGGACGAAATTAGAAAAGAAGCAGAGATTGGCTATTTTTTGAGGAAAGATTTTTGGTCTCAGGGATATATGACTGAAGCTGTTAGCAAATTGCGGGATTTATCCATGACAGAATTTGACTTAAAGCAACTATTTATTGTAACGCATCTGGAAAATAGCGCCAGTCAAAAAGTTGCGCAAAAATCAGGCTTTGTTCTATCTCGTCGTTTTAAAGGTAGTGACCGCTATACTCGTAAGATGCGGGATTATCTAGAATTTCGCTATACAAAAGGAGAGCTAAATGAGTAA
- the spxR gene encoding CBS-HotDog domain-containing transcription factor SpxR — protein sequence MSKHQEILAYLEELPVGKRVSVRSISNRLGVSDGTAYRAIKEAENRGLVETRPRSGTVRVKSKKVAIERLTFAEIAEVTGSEVLAGQAGLDREFSKFSIGAMTEKNILSYLHDGGLLIVGDRTRIQLLALENENAVLVTGGFEVHKDVLNAADKKNIPVLRSKHDTFTIATMINRALSNVQIKTDILTVEKIYRTSHEYGFLQETDTVKDYLDLVRKNRYSRFPVINQHKVVVGVVTMRDAGDKSPGTTIDKVMTRTVYMTGLATNIANVSQRMIAEDFEMVPVVRSNQTLLGVITRRDVMEKMSRSQVSALPTFSEQIGQKLSYHHDEVVITVEPFMLEKNGVLANGVLAEILTHMTQDLVVNSGRNLIIEQMLIYFLQAVQIDDILRIQARIIHHTRRSAIIDYDIYINHQIVSKANVTVKIN from the coding sequence ATGAGTAAACACCAAGAGATTTTAGCTTATTTAGAAGAATTACCAGTCGGAAAACGGGTTAGCGTTCGGAGTATTTCCAATCGCTTGGGAGTTAGTGATGGTACGGCTTATCGTGCTATCAAAGAGGCTGAAAATAGAGGTTTAGTTGAAACACGTCCTAGAAGTGGGACTGTTCGAGTAAAGTCAAAAAAAGTTGCTATTGAAAGATTGACCTTTGCAGAAATCGCAGAGGTCACTGGTTCGGAAGTTTTAGCTGGTCAAGCTGGTTTAGATAGAGAATTCAGTAAATTCTCCATTGGAGCCATGACAGAAAAGAATATTCTTTCTTATCTTCATGATGGCGGTCTACTTATTGTCGGTGACAGAACACGGATTCAATTATTGGCACTTGAAAATGAAAATGCAGTCCTGGTAACCGGTGGATTTGAAGTTCATAAAGATGTTTTGAATGCTGCTGATAAGAAAAATATTCCAGTATTACGTAGTAAACATGATACATTTACCATTGCAACCATGATTAACCGAGCTTTGTCAAATGTTCAAATCAAAACCGATATTTTAACAGTTGAAAAGATTTATCGTACTAGTCATGAATATGGTTTTTTACAGGAAACAGATACTGTAAAGGATTATTTAGACTTGGTTCGAAAAAATAGATATAGTCGTTTCCCTGTTATCAATCAGCATAAGGTTGTTGTGGGCGTTGTAACCATGCGAGATGCTGGAGATAAATCACCAGGTACAACCATTGATAAGGTTATGACAAGAACAGTCTATATGACAGGCTTAGCAACAAATATTGCTAACGTGAGCCAGAGAATGATTGCAGAAGATTTTGAAATGGTACCCGTTGTGAGGAGCAATCAAACCTTGCTAGGTGTCATTACTAGACGGGATGTCATGGAAAAAATGAGTCGTTCTCAGGTTTCAGCACTCCCAACATTTTCAGAGCAGATTGGCCAGAAATTATCTTATCATCATGATGAGGTTGTCATTACAGTTGAACCGTTTATGCTTGAGAAAAATGGTGTCCTTGCAAATGGTGTCCTTGCAGAAATCTTAACCCATATGACTCAGGACTTGGTCGTTAATAGTGGGCGTAACCTGATCATTGAACAGATGTTGATTTACTTTTTACAGGCTGTTCAGATCGATGATATCTTGCGAATTCAGGCTAGAATTATTCATCATACGAGAAGGTCAGCCATTATTGACTATGACATTTATATCAATCATCAAATCGTATCAAAAGCAAATGTTACTGTAAAAATTAATTAA
- a CDS encoding methionyl aminopeptidase yields the protein MITLKSAREIEAMDKAGDFLASIHIGLRDIIKPGVDMWEVEEYVRRRCKEENFLPLQIGVDGAIMDYPYATCCSLNDEVAHAFPRHYILKEGDLLKVDMVLGGPIAKSDLNVSKLNFNKVEQMKKYTQNFTGGLADSCWAYAVGKPSEEVKNLMDVTKEAMYIGIEKAVVGNRIGDIGAAIQEYAESRGYGVVRDLVGHGVGPTMHEEPMVPNYGVAGRGLRLREGMVLTIEPMINTGDWEIDTDMKTGWAHKTIDGGLSCQYEHQFVITKDGPVILTSQGEEGTY from the coding sequence ATGATTACATTAAAATCAGCTAGAGAAATCGAAGCAATGGATAAGGCTGGCGATTTTCTTGCCAGTATTCACATCGGTTTGCGTGACATCATCAAACCAGGCGTAGATATGTGGGAAGTAGAAGAATATGTGCGTCGTCGTTGTAAAGAAGAAAATTTCCTTCCACTACAAATCGGTGTTGATGGGGCAATAATGGATTATCCTTATGCCACTTGCTGTTCACTCAATGACGAAGTAGCCCATGCTTTTCCACGCCACTATATTTTGAAGGAAGGCGATTTGCTGAAGGTTGATATGGTCCTTGGTGGGCCAATCGCTAAGTCTGACCTCAATGTTTCTAAACTCAATTTTAACAAGGTTGAGCAGATGAAAAAATATACTCAAAACTTTACGGGCGGCTTGGCTGATTCTTGTTGGGCATACGCTGTTGGCAAACCGTCAGAAGAAGTTAAAAACTTAATGGACGTGACCAAAGAAGCTATGTACATCGGTATTGAAAAAGCTGTTGTAGGGAACCGTATTGGTGATATTGGAGCTGCCATTCAGGAATATGCTGAAAGTCGTGGTTATGGTGTTGTACGTGATCTTGTAGGACACGGTGTTGGGCCAACCATGCATGAAGAACCAATGGTTCCTAATTATGGTGTAGCTGGTCGTGGTCTCCGTCTTCGTGAAGGTATGGTTTTGACAATCGAACCTATGATTAATACAGGTGATTGGGAAATCGATACAGATATGAAAACAGGATGGGCTCACAAAACTATCGATGGTGGACTATCATGTCAGTACGAGCATCAGTTTGTTATTACTAAAGATGGACCTGTAATCTTGACAAGTCAAGGTGAAGAAGGAACTTATTAA